From a region of the Kaistia sp. 32K genome:
- a CDS encoding NAD(P)-dependent oxidoreductase produces the protein MTKVAFLGLGVMGYPMARHLQAKGHEVTVYNRNAAKSAKWVAEFGGRAAATPKEAAIGQDIVFACVGNDDDLRSVTIGPDGAFAGLAEGAIFVDHTTASAEVARELHAEAEKRGFAFIDAPVSGGQAGAENGVLTVMCGGDAEPFARAEPVIQSYARACRLLGPVGSGQLAKMMNQICIAGIVQGLAEALHFGKRAGLDVEAVVEVISKGAAQSWQMENRYKSMNAGNFEFGFAVDWMRKDLGICLDEARNNGARLPLTALVDQFYGDVQQMGGNRWDTSSLIARLEK, from the coding sequence ATGACGAAGGTAGCGTTCCTCGGCCTCGGCGTGATGGGCTATCCGATGGCGCGGCATCTGCAGGCTAAGGGTCACGAGGTGACCGTCTACAACCGCAACGCCGCCAAATCCGCCAAATGGGTCGCCGAGTTCGGCGGCCGGGCCGCCGCGACGCCGAAGGAAGCCGCCATCGGCCAGGACATCGTCTTCGCCTGTGTCGGCAATGACGACGATTTGCGCTCGGTGACGATCGGGCCGGACGGCGCCTTCGCCGGCCTCGCCGAGGGAGCGATTTTCGTCGATCATACAACGGCTTCGGCCGAAGTGGCGCGCGAGCTGCACGCGGAAGCCGAGAAGCGCGGCTTCGCCTTTATCGACGCCCCGGTCTCGGGCGGCCAGGCCGGCGCCGAGAATGGCGTGCTGACGGTGATGTGCGGTGGCGACGCCGAGCCGTTCGCCCGCGCCGAGCCGGTGATCCAGAGTTATGCCCGCGCCTGCCGGCTGCTCGGCCCGGTCGGTTCCGGCCAGCTCGCCAAGATGATGAACCAGATCTGCATCGCCGGCATCGTGCAGGGCCTGGCTGAGGCGCTGCATTTCGGCAAGCGCGCCGGCCTCGATGTCGAGGCGGTGGTCGAGGTGATCTCGAAGGGGGCGGCGCAGTCCTGGCAGATGGAGAACCGCTACAAGTCGATGAACGCAGGCAATTTCGAGTTCGGCTTCGCCGTCGACTGGATGCGCAAGGACCTTGGCATCTGTCTCGACGAGGCGCGAAACAACGGCGCCCGGCTGCCGCTGACCGCGCTGGTCGACCAGTTCTATGGCGACGTGCAGCAGATGGGCGGCAACCGCTGGGACACGTCGAGCCTGATCGCGCGGCTGGAAAAATAG
- a CDS encoding amino acid ABC transporter ATP-binding protein, whose amino-acid sequence MILDENARPLLDIRGLRKNFGAVEILKGVDLSLRPKEVVSIIGSSGSGKTTLLRCVNLLEEYQGGDIVLDGETIGYKTVGAKRARLRDAELSRQRAMTGMVFQSFNLFPHLTAAGNVMLGLRKVRKMGKDEAFAIAEKWLNRVGLGARLNHYPSQLSGGQQQRVAIARALAMNPKLVLLDEVTSALDPELVQEVLTTVKGIADDGATLLIVTHEMRFAREVSDRIVFMEQGRIAEQGTPDEIFGEGRSQRLNEFLKSSRH is encoded by the coding sequence ATGATCCTCGATGAAAACGCGCGCCCGCTGCTCGACATCCGGGGCCTTCGCAAGAATTTCGGCGCGGTCGAGATCCTGAAGGGCGTCGATCTCTCGCTCAGGCCGAAGGAGGTCGTCTCGATCATCGGCTCCAGCGGTTCCGGCAAGACGACGCTCCTGCGCTGCGTCAACCTGCTGGAGGAATACCAGGGCGGCGACATCGTGCTCGACGGCGAGACGATCGGCTACAAGACGGTCGGGGCCAAGCGTGCGCGGCTGCGCGACGCCGAGCTGTCGCGCCAGCGCGCCATGACCGGCATGGTGTTCCAGAGCTTCAACCTGTTCCCGCACCTGACCGCCGCCGGCAATGTCATGCTCGGCCTGCGCAAGGTCAGGAAGATGGGCAAGGACGAGGCCTTCGCCATCGCCGAGAAATGGCTGAACCGGGTCGGCCTCGGCGCCCGGCTCAACCACTATCCGAGCCAGCTCTCGGGCGGTCAGCAGCAGCGCGTCGCGATCGCCCGCGCGCTCGCGATGAACCCGAAGCTGGTCCTGCTCGACGAAGTCACCTCGGCGCTCGATCCGGAGCTGGTGCAGGAGGTGCTGACGACGGTGAAAGGCATCGCCGACGACGGCGCGACGCTGCTGATTGTGACGCACGAGATGCGCTTCGCCCGCGAGGTTTCCGATCGCATCGTCTTCATGGAGCAGGGCCGCATCGCCGAGCAGGGCACGCCGGATGAGATCTTCGGCGAGGGCCGCAGCCAGCGCCTGAACGAGTTCCTGAAGAGCTCGCGGCACTGA
- a CDS encoding Wzz/FepE/Etk N-terminal domain-containing protein, producing MLDGRGLRLATDDGRKTPPDDGIPPASPETTAPQAPNHLQPHAQPLAQSLAQPAPAQSFDPWRLFRLMQRQVWTILAVLVAGIALAAIVLDQLTPVYKASALVIVDPWQRSMLNSEPGGATRPADDARVDSEVEILRSPSVLLAAQTRLGLPADPEFAPLDGWLARARAWLGIRSPAPSEAEITQLTLKRLEAATSIARRGETYVIEVTARSKDADKAARIANAIAAAYIDGQIQAKVAVAASVQQRLAQQLEATRATLREHERKLDSFLDDSLGEIQDPELRAELGEIRAAIQEQASTRKRYDALAGRAREKARKREWDALIAELNSDRLVRLNVEHAALRRQFGANAGSNPEAMTKLAQLDRQLDKEAQAVIDRIAAEAGMARDSETELRGRLGRRLAGNDVPADIVLHFREAESDAAALRQVVDKLAANSTAAAAEIELQLPDSRIVSAALAPSAPAFPDKPLVLALAGMGALLAGIGAAMLRDGFAGGFSDESELEAFSGVPVLATLPRIEARPDRPGEKPATETLEHPNSLYSEAIRRLRLGLDLAPAPREGRARVILTVAATAGEGATSTAIALAASLALSGRRTLLIDGDLRRPSIHTELDLAPRHSVADYLAGRGIGAEGLTIDDVAPHLAIACGPADPRLHLDTLLQSSRLDQWIQEARQNFDHVILDSPPVLPVIDALLLLRHVDDILLVVDSATPANDVRAALRALSRGGHGTAHLWLVLNRAGTHKARPAPRRGRKPPAAPNVLTPGLAAKDLAAGRPSRGRPPGRPP from the coding sequence ATGTTGGATGGGAGGGGCCTTCGCCTCGCCACGGATGACGGGCGCAAGACGCCGCCCGACGACGGAATTCCCCCTGCCTCCCCGGAAACGACCGCGCCGCAAGCCCCAAACCATTTGCAGCCGCATGCCCAGCCGCTTGCCCAGTCCCTTGCCCAGCCCGCCCCGGCGCAAAGCTTCGATCCCTGGCGCCTGTTCCGGCTGATGCAGCGGCAGGTCTGGACGATCCTCGCCGTTCTCGTCGCCGGCATTGCCCTAGCCGCAATCGTCCTCGACCAGCTGACGCCCGTCTACAAGGCGTCGGCGCTCGTCATCGTCGATCCCTGGCAGCGCAGCATGCTGAACTCGGAGCCGGGCGGCGCGACGCGGCCCGCCGACGACGCAAGGGTCGACAGCGAGGTGGAGATCCTGCGCTCGCCCTCCGTGCTGCTGGCGGCGCAGACGCGGCTGGGGCTCCCGGCCGACCCCGAATTCGCGCCGCTCGATGGCTGGCTGGCGCGAGCGCGCGCCTGGCTCGGCATCCGGTCGCCCGCGCCTTCGGAAGCCGAGATCACGCAGCTGACGCTGAAGCGGCTGGAGGCGGCGACATCGATCGCCCGGCGCGGCGAAACCTATGTGATCGAGGTGACCGCGCGATCGAAGGACGCCGACAAGGCGGCGCGGATCGCCAATGCGATCGCCGCCGCCTATATCGACGGCCAGATCCAGGCCAAGGTCGCGGTTGCCGCCAGCGTGCAGCAACGGCTCGCCCAGCAGCTGGAAGCGACCCGCGCGACGCTGCGCGAGCATGAGCGCAAGCTCGACAGCTTTCTCGACGACAGCCTCGGCGAAATCCAGGATCCGGAGCTTCGCGCCGAACTCGGCGAGATCCGCGCGGCGATCCAGGAGCAGGCCTCGACGCGGAAGCGCTACGATGCGCTCGCCGGCCGGGCGCGCGAAAAGGCCCGTAAACGCGAGTGGGACGCCCTGATCGCGGAGCTGAACTCCGACCGCCTGGTCCGGCTGAATGTCGAGCACGCGGCGCTCCGCCGCCAGTTCGGCGCCAACGCGGGATCGAATCCGGAGGCGATGACCAAGCTCGCCCAGCTCGACCGGCAGCTCGACAAGGAAGCGCAGGCCGTCATCGACCGCATCGCCGCCGAGGCCGGGATGGCGCGGGACAGCGAGACGGAACTGCGCGGCCGGCTCGGCCGGCGTCTTGCCGGCAATGACGTGCCGGCCGACATCGTGCTGCATTTCCGCGAGGCCGAGAGCGATGCGGCGGCGCTGCGCCAGGTCGTCGACAAGCTGGCCGCGAACTCGACCGCCGCCGCCGCCGAGATCGAGCTGCAGCTTCCCGATAGCCGCATCGTCTCGGCAGCACTCGCCCCCTCCGCCCCCGCCTTTCCGGACAAGCCGCTGGTGCTCGCGCTCGCCGGGATGGGCGCGCTGCTCGCCGGCATCGGCGCGGCCATGCTGCGCGACGGCTTTGCCGGGGGCTTTTCCGACGAGAGCGAGCTGGAGGCCTTTTCCGGCGTTCCCGTCCTCGCGACGCTGCCCCGGATCGAGGCGCGGCCCGACCGGCCCGGCGAGAAGCCGGCGACCGAGACGCTCGAACATCCAAACAGCCTCTATAGCGAGGCGATCCGCCGCCTGCGGCTCGGCCTCGACCTCGCTCCGGCCCCGCGCGAGGGACGGGCGCGCGTCATCCTGACGGTGGCGGCGACCGCCGGCGAAGGGGCGACGTCGACCGCGATCGCCCTGGCCGCCTCGCTGGCGCTTTCCGGACGCCGGACGCTGTTGATCGACGGCGATCTCCGGCGGCCCTCGATCCATACCGAACTCGACCTCGCGCCGCGCCACAGCGTCGCCGACTATCTCGCCGGCCGGGGCATCGGCGCCGAGGGGCTGACGATCGACGACGTCGCGCCGCATCTCGCCATCGCATGCGGCCCGGCCGACCCGCGACTGCATCTCGACACGCTGCTGCAGTCGAGCCGGCTCGACCAGTGGATCCAGGAGGCGCGGCAGAATTTCGACCATGTCATCCTCGACAGCCCGCCGGTTCTGCCGGTGATCGATGCGCTGCTGCTGCTGCGCCATGTCGACGACATCCTGCTGGTGGTCGACAGCGCCACCCCCGCGAACGACGTGCGGGCGGCGCTTCGGGCGCTATCGCGCGGCGGCCATGGCACGGCGCATCTCTGGCTCGTCCTCAACCGCGCCGGAACCCACAAGGCCCGGCCGGCGCCGCGACGCGGCCGCAAACCGCCGGCCGCCCCGAACGTCTTGACGCCGGGCCTCGCCGCCAAGGACCTCGCCGCCGGAAGGCCGAGCCGCGGCCGACCACCCGGCCGGCCGCCCTGA
- a CDS encoding aspartate aminotransferase family protein, which translates to MSIHNQAAAETALSSKPLTFERSAEEIRRNAQWIAGGVNSNFRLNISPTPLVFEKAEGPYLFDVDGNKLIDYYLGMGPMILGHNPKALTDAVTEQMKRGILFGGQSHVEVEAARLVCEMVPCAERMRFASSGSEADQAALRLARGATGRQVIIKFEGHYHGWFDNVLWSTAPPLDAAGPADKPVPVAGSKGQLPQSVEGLEVLPWNNLALLEQRLAKGDVAGVIMEATMCNAGAIHPAPGYLEGVREACTRNGTILIFDEVITGFRLGAGGAQAHFGVTPDLATFGKAIANGFPVAAIAGRADLLDMFVSGGIVHGGTYNSQPLSMAATVASLKSLTPELYATIGKNGTRLMEGMRAIFAKAGVKAVVTGYPQIFHVAFGLDAPAKDYRDLARSDKKAYVAFTTALLRRGVRALERGAWFMSVTHDEAVVDATLLAVEGAVGELKGSGIL; encoded by the coding sequence TTGAGCATCCACAATCAGGCGGCCGCCGAAACCGCCCTGTCGTCCAAGCCATTGACCTTCGAACGCTCGGCCGAGGAAATCCGCCGCAACGCCCAGTGGATCGCGGGCGGCGTCAACAGCAATTTCCGCCTGAACATCTCGCCGACGCCGCTCGTCTTCGAGAAGGCCGAGGGGCCGTATCTGTTCGACGTCGATGGCAACAAGCTCATCGACTATTATCTCGGCATGGGGCCGATGATCCTCGGCCACAATCCGAAGGCTTTGACCGACGCCGTCACCGAGCAGATGAAGCGCGGCATCCTGTTCGGCGGTCAGTCGCATGTCGAGGTCGAGGCCGCCCGTCTCGTCTGCGAGATGGTGCCCTGCGCCGAGCGCATGCGCTTCGCTTCCTCCGGCTCGGAAGCCGACCAGGCCGCGCTCCGGCTCGCCCGCGGCGCCACCGGCCGCCAGGTCATCATCAAGTTCGAGGGCCACTATCACGGCTGGTTCGACAACGTGCTGTGGTCGACCGCGCCGCCGCTCGACGCCGCCGGGCCTGCCGACAAGCCCGTGCCGGTCGCCGGCAGCAAGGGTCAGCTGCCGCAGTCGGTTGAAGGCCTCGAAGTCCTGCCCTGGAACAATCTGGCGCTACTCGAGCAGCGTCTCGCAAAGGGCGACGTCGCCGGCGTCATCATGGAAGCGACCATGTGCAACGCCGGCGCGATCCATCCGGCTCCCGGCTATCTCGAAGGCGTGCGCGAGGCCTGCACCCGGAACGGCACGATCCTGATCTTCGACGAGGTCATCACCGGCTTCCGCCTCGGCGCCGGCGGCGCGCAGGCGCATTTCGGTGTCACGCCCGACCTCGCCACCTTCGGCAAGGCGATCGCCAACGGCTTCCCGGTGGCGGCGATCGCCGGCCGCGCCGATCTGCTCGACATGTTCGTCTCCGGCGGCATCGTGCATGGCGGCACCTACAACTCGCAGCCGCTCTCGATGGCGGCCACCGTCGCCTCGCTGAAGTCGCTGACGCCCGAGCTCTACGCCACGATCGGCAAGAACGGCACCCGCCTGATGGAGGGCATGCGCGCCATCTTCGCCAAGGCCGGCGTCAAGGCGGTCGTCACCGGCTATCCGCAGATCTTCCACGTCGCCTTCGGCCTCGATGCGCCGGCGAAGGACTATCGCGATCTCGCCCGTTCCGACAAGAAGGCCTATGTCGCCTTCACCACCGCGCTGCTGCGGCGGGGCGTCCGCGCGCTCGAGCGCGGTGCCTGGTTCATGTCGGTCACCCATGACGAGGCGGTCGTCGACGCGACGCTTCTCGCCGTCGAGGGCGCCGTCGGCGAGCTGAAGGGAAGTGGCATTCTCTAA
- a CDS encoding mannose-1-phosphate guanylyltransferase/mannose-6-phosphate isomerase — MAGSKIVPVVLAGGSGTRLWPVSRDSMPKQFLALGSERTFYQDTLLRLPPKSEGGTDPIVITADAFRFFARRQAAEIGVDATIILEPARRDSAAALIVAARYAQKLYGDDCLVLALAADHLVPDVKLFQEACLAAAAAAEEGRIVTFGITPTEPRTSYGYIKPGKPLGTPGAFAVTSFVEKPDRETAERYVAEGYLWNSGNFIFPAALMLSEAAKFEPEIAAGAEAAIAGAHEDLSFIRLDDKSFAAIPAKSIDYAVLERTDRAAVIEGRFSWSDIGSWDAVRDSRSPGEHGNVTSGPVALIDSHNAFVHTEGPLVTGIGLDNLTVVASEDAILIMPSDRAQDVKHLVASLKAEKRNEANEHIKIHRPWGTYQTICRGDRFHVKKIVVEPGAKLSLQKHHHRAEHWVVVRGTAEVTLNDTIRTVNENESIYLPLGAIHRVSNPGKIPLELIEVQTGSYLGEDDIVRIEDIYARV, encoded by the coding sequence ATGGCAGGTTCGAAGATTGTTCCGGTGGTTCTGGCAGGCGGATCGGGCACTCGCCTCTGGCCCGTGTCCCGCGACAGCATGCCGAAGCAGTTCCTCGCGCTGGGATCGGAACGCACCTTCTATCAGGACACGCTGCTGCGCCTGCCGCCGAAGAGCGAGGGCGGCACCGATCCGATCGTCATCACGGCCGACGCCTTCCGCTTCTTCGCCCGTCGCCAGGCGGCCGAGATCGGCGTCGACGCCACCATCATCCTGGAGCCGGCCCGGCGCGATTCCGCCGCCGCCCTGATCGTCGCCGCCCGCTATGCGCAGAAGCTCTATGGCGACGACTGCCTGGTGCTGGCGCTCGCCGCCGACCATCTGGTGCCCGACGTCAAGCTGTTCCAGGAGGCCTGCCTCGCGGCGGCGGCGGCGGCCGAAGAGGGCCGCATCGTCACCTTCGGCATCACGCCGACCGAGCCGCGCACCAGCTATGGCTACATCAAGCCGGGCAAGCCGCTCGGCACGCCGGGCGCCTTCGCCGTCACCTCCTTCGTCGAGAAGCCGGACCGCGAGACGGCCGAGCGCTATGTCGCCGAGGGCTATCTCTGGAACTCCGGCAACTTCATCTTCCCGGCGGCGCTGATGCTCTCGGAAGCCGCGAAGTTCGAGCCCGAGATCGCCGCCGGCGCCGAGGCGGCCATCGCCGGCGCGCATGAGGATCTGAGCTTCATCCGCCTCGACGACAAGAGCTTCGCCGCGATCCCGGCGAAATCGATCGACTACGCGGTGCTCGAGCGCACCGATCGCGCCGCCGTCATCGAGGGCCGCTTCTCGTGGTCCGACATCGGCAGCTGGGACGCGGTGCGCGACAGCCGTTCGCCCGGCGAGCACGGCAACGTCACCTCGGGCCCGGTGGCGCTGATCGACAGCCACAACGCCTTCGTGCACACGGAAGGGCCGCTCGTTACCGGCATCGGCCTCGACAATCTGACCGTCGTCGCCTCCGAGGACGCGATCCTGATCATGCCGTCCGACCGGGCGCAGGACGTCAAGCACCTCGTCGCCAGCCTGAAGGCCGAGAAGCGCAACGAGGCGAACGAGCACATCAAGATCCACCGCCCCTGGGGCACCTACCAGACGATCTGCCGGGGCGACCGCTTCCATGTGAAGAAGATCGTCGTCGAGCCCGGCGCCAAGCTGTCGCTGCAGAAGCACCACCACCGCGCCGAGCACTGGGTCGTCGTGCGCGGTACCGCCGAGGTGACGCTGAACGACACCATCCGGACGGTGAACGAGAACGAGTCGATCTACCTGCCGCTCGGCGCCATCCACCGCGTCTCCAACCCCGGCAAGATCCCGCTCGAACTGATCGAGGTGCAGACCGGCTCCTATCTCGGCGAGGACGACATCGTCCGCATCGAGGACATTTACGCCCGCGTCTGA
- a CDS encoding amino acid ABC transporter permease codes for MNYTLHFGAVWASFDHLLSGLAIGLALAVAAVAVGTVIGLLSAFASVSRSRLLRGISGTYVLLIRNIPLLVLVLLVYFALPATGIRLDKYESFIGSLALYAGAYLTEVFRAGLLSVPKGIVEAGRAIGLTRLQTNLYVVAPVMLRNSLPSLGNTFIGMFKDSSIAAAIAIPELTFEARKINVDTFRVVETWTVASGLYIAACFTIAALLRMLERRFPKF; via the coding sequence GTGAACTACACGCTGCACTTCGGTGCCGTCTGGGCGAGCTTCGACCATCTGCTGTCGGGGCTCGCCATCGGACTGGCCCTTGCCGTCGCCGCCGTGGCGGTCGGCACCGTCATCGGACTGCTGTCGGCCTTTGCCAGCGTGTCCAGATCGCGTCTGCTGCGCGGGATCAGCGGGACCTACGTCCTGCTGATCCGCAATATCCCGCTGCTGGTGCTGGTGCTGCTCGTCTATTTCGCGCTGCCGGCGACCGGAATCCGGCTCGACAAATATGAGAGCTTCATCGGCTCGCTGGCGCTCTATGCCGGCGCCTACCTGACCGAGGTTTTCCGCGCCGGCCTTCTTTCCGTGCCGAAGGGCATCGTCGAGGCGGGCAGGGCGATCGGGCTGACGCGGCTGCAGACCAATCTCTACGTCGTTGCCCCGGTCATGCTGCGCAATTCGCTGCCCTCGCTCGGCAACACCTTCATCGGCATGTTCAAGGACAGCTCGATCGCCGCCGCGATCGCCATTCCCGAACTGACCTTCGAAGCCCGCAAGATCAACGTCGACACGTTCCGCGTCGTCGAGACATGGACGGTTGCCAGCGGCCTCTACATTGCCGCCTGCTTCACGATTGCCGCCTTGCTGCGGATGCTCGAGCGCCGCTTCCCCAAATTCTGA
- a CDS encoding amino acid ABC transporter permease: MDAFLAQLWIARWPIFDGFLMTLGISVGAIVFGTILGCLVGIQLVFGSLLVKLPFRLYVDVMRGTPLLVLILAAFYIPAVMGLSLSASQAGTLALGLFAGAHIGELVRGSLQAIPPGQIEAGRAIGLRFPQILANVLLPQALRTALPPWINTGVELIKGSSLLSMIGVGELLLKTQEVIGRNFMTIQFYVFAGILYLIVNISLDLLGKSLERRLGARL, encoded by the coding sequence ATGGACGCTTTTCTCGCCCAGCTCTGGATCGCCCGATGGCCGATTTTCGACGGCTTCCTGATGACATTAGGCATTTCGGTCGGGGCGATCGTGTTCGGCACGATCCTCGGCTGTCTCGTCGGAATCCAGCTCGTGTTCGGCTCGCTCCTGGTCAAGCTGCCCTTCCGGCTCTATGTCGACGTCATGCGCGGAACGCCGCTGCTCGTGCTGATCCTGGCGGCCTTCTACATCCCGGCGGTGATGGGCCTGTCGCTCAGCGCCTCGCAGGCCGGCACGCTGGCGCTCGGCCTTTTCGCCGGCGCCCATATCGGTGAGCTGGTGCGCGGTTCGCTGCAGGCGATCCCGCCCGGACAGATCGAAGCCGGCCGCGCCATCGGACTGCGGTTTCCGCAGATCCTGGCCAATGTGCTGCTGCCGCAGGCGCTCCGGACCGCGCTGCCGCCCTGGATCAATACCGGCGTCGAGCTGATCAAGGGATCGAGTTTGCTCTCGATGATCGGTGTCGGCGAACTGCTGCTGAAGACGCAGGAAGTGATTGGCCGCAACTTCATGACCATCCAGTTCTACGTCTTCGCCGGCATCCTCTACCTGATCGTCAACATCAGCCTGGACCTGCTCGGCAAGTCGCTGGAACGCCGCCTCGGAGCCCGCCTATGA
- a CDS encoding transporter substrate-binding domain-containing protein: protein MRATALKIAAGFGAVTLAMSMAQPAYAGKLQDVLSRGKLVVGTGSTNPPWHFRDESGELVGFDIDVAKIIAKGLFDDDTKIEFVNQASDARIPNIVTDKVDIACQFITVTAARAQQVAFTVPYYREGVSLMMVAGGKYPDYAALKAAGSDVTVSVLQNVFAEGMVKAALPDAKVDQFESVDLMYQALNSGRADAAATDTSSLAYYMKQNEGRYVDSGYSWNPQTYACIVKQGDPDWLNFVNVALRESMTGTTFPTYKAAYERWFGVSPSEPTIGFPAEFR, encoded by the coding sequence ATGCGCGCAACCGCATTGAAGATTGCAGCCGGCTTCGGCGCTGTGACGCTCGCCATGTCGATGGCGCAGCCGGCTTATGCCGGCAAGCTCCAGGACGTGCTCAGCCGCGGCAAGCTGGTCGTCGGCACCGGCAGCACCAATCCGCCGTGGCATTTCCGCGATGAATCGGGCGAGCTCGTCGGCTTCGACATCGACGTCGCCAAGATCATCGCCAAGGGCCTGTTCGATGACGACACCAAGATCGAGTTCGTCAACCAGGCCTCCGACGCCCGCATTCCGAACATCGTCACCGACAAGGTCGACATCGCCTGCCAGTTCATCACCGTGACGGCGGCGCGGGCCCAGCAGGTCGCCTTCACCGTTCCGTATTACCGCGAGGGCGTCAGCCTGATGATGGTGGCAGGCGGTAAGTATCCCGACTACGCCGCGCTCAAGGCCGCCGGCAGCGACGTGACCGTGTCCGTTCTGCAGAACGTCTTCGCCGAGGGCATGGTCAAGGCGGCGCTGCCGGACGCCAAGGTCGACCAGTTCGAGAGCGTCGACCTGATGTATCAGGCGCTGAACTCGGGCCGCGCCGACGCGGCGGCGACCGATACCTCGTCGCTCGCCTACTATATGAAGCAGAACGAGGGCCGTTATGTGGACTCGGGCTACAGCTGGAACCCGCAGACCTATGCCTGCATCGTCAAGCAGGGCGATCCGGACTGGCTGAACTTCGTCAATGTCGCGCTGCGCGAGTCGATGACCGGCACAACCTTCCCGACCTACAAGGCGGCCTATGAGCGCTGGTTCGGCGTGTCGCCGAGCGAGCCGACGATCGGTTTCCCGGCTGAATTCCGCTAA